From a region of the Lactuca sativa cultivar Salinas chromosome 4, Lsat_Salinas_v11, whole genome shotgun sequence genome:
- the LOC111900422 gene encoding probable plastid-lipid-associated protein 10, chloroplastic, protein MDLRLPTTTALFRPPTTSNILPSSSTFSFPFSYSRNRFRCSMTTTFTSSPQINETELENKKYDLLKAVQDTQRGLTTTPNQRSEIEESLVDLESCRVDNEPIDLEKLDGTWRLQYTSASDVLVLLDSSSRLPFFQVGQIFQKFECKGKDKDNGGYIRNVVRWSIPRLLEDNEGATLLVSAKFSIVSRRNIYLQFEEISLQNINISDELQALIAPALLPRSFLTLQILQAIRSFKAQVPVSTTSPGRQSVGGLYYLSYLDRNMLVGRAVGGGGVFVFTRAQNFV, encoded by the exons ATGGATTTGCGGTTGCCGACTACAACTGCTCTTTTCCGGCCACCAACAACTTCAAATATTCTACCTTCTTCATCAACCTTCTCCTTTCCCTTCTCATATTCAAGAAATAGATTTCGATGCTCCATGACAACAACCTTTACATCATCCCCACAG ATAAATGAAACAGAATTAGAAAACAAGAAATATGACTTGTTGAAAGCTGTTCAAGACACTCAACGTGGACTTACCACTACCCCTAACCAACGCTCGGAAATTGAAGAGTCTTTG GTGGATTTGGAGAGTTGTCGAGTGGATAATGAACCAATTGATTTAGAGAAATTGGATGGAACATGGCGATTGCAGTATACATCTGCCTCTGATGTTCTCGTTCTTCTTGATTCTTCCTCCAGACTTCCCTTTTTTCAG GTTGGCCAGATATTTCAGAAGTTTGAATGCAAGGGTAAAGATAAAGATAATGGAGGCTACATCCGCAATGTTGTTCGTTGGAGTATTCCTAGATTGTTAGAG GACAACGAAGGTGCTACCCTCCTTGTATCTGCAAAATTTTCTATCGTGTCGCGGCGTAACATCTACCTGCAGTTTGAAGAG ATATCTcttcaaaatataaatataagtgaCGAATTGCAAGCTCTAATAGCCCCGGCATTACTGCCACGCTCATTCTTGACCTTACAG ATATTGCAAGCGATTCGTTCTTTTAAAGCTCAAGTTCCAGTGAGTACCACAAGCCCAGGAAG GCAATCGGTGGGAGGACTTTACTACCTTTCATATCTGGACAGGAACATGCTTGTGGGTCGAGCGGTGGGAGGTGGTGGTGTGTTTGTATTTACTCGAGCTCAAAACTTCGTGTAA
- the LOC111900597 gene encoding ferredoxin-thioredoxin reductase, variable chain, which produces MTSPAIFSAATPLNLPPSTANNRVIPPLFCASASVYDCSLTRSITNNKRSNLRLRIKAAASDSTAIVDNPTVASTSEKEEGIKAKIGARVRVKVPLKVYHIPKVSEVELNGKEGKIKDNISVWKGKHISANFPYKIEFFEKLEGRGDAPVKFFAHLKEDEFEYID; this is translated from the coding sequence ATGACATCTCCGGCGATATTCTCCGCCGCAACGCCACTCAATTTACCTCCGTCCACCGCCAATAATCGGGTAATTCCTCCCCTTTTTTGTGCTTCCGCTTCCGTTTATGATTGCTCTCTAACACGTAGCATCACCAACAACAAAAGATCGAATCTGCGTCTACGGATCAAAGCAGCAGCGTCGGACTCCACGGCGATCGTTGACAATCCAACGGTGGCGTCcacttctgaaaaagaagaaggaaTTAAGGCGAAGATCggagctagggttagggttaaagTGCCGTTGAAGGTTTATCATATACCTAAAGTATCGGAGGTAGAGTTGAATGGGAAGGAAGGCAAAATCAAAGATAACATCTCCGTTTGGAAAGGGAAACACATTTCAGCTAATTTTCCTTACAAGATTGAGTTCTTCGAGAAACTTGAAGGTCGCGGCGACGCTCCTGTGAAGTTCTTCGCACACCTCAAGGAAGATGAGTTTGAATATATTGATTGA
- the LOC111900687 gene encoding ferredoxin-thioredoxin reductase, variable chain, whose translation MTSTAIFSAAPAPLSTINHRVISPMVCACVSDYSLTFRNANNKRSNLLPRIKSAASDSSSTAIIDDPASASEEESPAKIGARVRVKVPLKVYHIPKVQEVELNGKEGKIKEYVALWKGKQISANFPYKIEFLEKLEGRGDAPVKFFAHLRDDEFEYID comes from the coding sequence ATGACATCTACGGCGATATTCTCCGCCGCACCGGCACCTCTCTCCACCATCAACCACCGTGTAATCTCTCCAATGGTATGTGCTTGTGTTTCCGATTACTCTCTAACATTCAGAAACGCAAACAACAAAAGATCGAATCTGCTTCCACGGATCAAATCGGCGGCATCAGATTCCAGTTCCACGGCAATCATCGACGATCCGGCTTCCGCTTCAGAAGAAGAAAGTCCAGCGAAGATCGGCGCTAGGGTTAGGGTAAAGGTGCCGTTGAAGGTTTATCATATACCTAAAGTACAAGAAGTAGAATTGAACGGGAAGGAAGGTAAAATCAAAGAATACGTCGCCCTTTGGAAGGGGAAGCAGATTTCGGCTAATTTTCCTTACAAAATCGAGTTCCTGGAGAAACTTGAAGGGCGTGGCGATGCTCCTGTGAAGTTCTTCGCGCATCTTAGAGATGATGAGTTTGAGTATATCGACTGA
- the LOC111900514 gene encoding uncharacterized protein LOC111900514 — protein sequence MGEPKTNQSMIVSLPLPPLKPTSPRPTPLWKKRRALLKQLSLSESPRNVAWERRRRLNHIKEKKKKKKDESGSAATDELSEDLKELKGCLELGFGFNDDEGGQRLTNTLPALDIYFAVNRLGSPNGGNVSPGPKLDGIGSLSSKSGTSSFGNEDPWKICSPGEDPQQVKAKLRHWAQAVACSVIQSS from the exons ATGGGTGAGCCCAAGACCAATCAATCCATGATTGTTTCATTGCCATTGCCGCCTCTCAAACCCACATCACCACGCCCAACGCCGCTGTGGAAGAAACGGAGAGCCCTGTTGAAACAGCTATCCTTGAGCGAGAGCCCCCGGAATGTTGCCTGGGAGAGGAGGCGCCGTCTCAATCAcataaaagaaaagaagaagaagaagaaagatgaatCTGGCTCTGCAGCAACTGATGAGTTGTCGGAAGATCTCAAAGAGCTCAAAGGTTGCCTGGAGTTAGGGTTTGGGTTCAATGATGATGAAGGCGGTCAACGGTTGACCAATACTCTACCTGCCCTTGATATTTACTTCGCCGTCAACAGGCTCGGCAGCCCCAACGGCGGTAACGTCTCACCGGGACCTAAACTTGACGGGATAGGCTCGCTGTCGTCAAAATCAGGAACATCGTCGTTCGGCAATGAAGATCCATGGAAGATTTGTAGCCCAG GAGAAGATCCGCAGCAGGTCAAGGCAAAGTTGAGGCACTGGGCACAAGCGGTTGCTTGTTCCGTGATACAGTCTTCTTGA